Within Myceligenerans xiligouense, the genomic segment GTCCATGACGTCGTCGTGGTACAGGGAGGCGACCTGCGTCAGCTCGACGACGATCGCCGCGTCGATGAGCTCCGGCCGTGCGCCGTCGCCGAGCTCGCCGCACAGGAGGGTGAGCAGCGGCCGGAACCGCTTGCCGCCCGCGTCGACGAGGTGCCGCGCGACGTCGTCGGCCAGGGCGTCCGCCTGGGCGACCGCGGCCTCCAGTGCCTGGTCGACCTCCGTGAGCCGGTCGGCGAGCCGGTTCGCCAGTTCGGTGTCCTGCACGGGGAAGCCCAGCGCCACGGCGGCCACGGCGGGGTCGGTCAGGGCCGCCGCCGTGGCGTCGGTCTCGTGGGGTGCAGAAGTCACGGGACGAACTTACTTCGTACCGGCCCGGTTCGGTGAACCGGGCCGGTGCGCGGGCGGAGTGGGGTCGCCCACACGACGACGGCACGCGGCACGTGCCGGGACGACGCTTCCCACCCCCGCTCCCGGCGAGCGGGTCACGGGGCGAACCGCGTGGCCTGCTCGGCCAGTTCCAGGACCGGCGAGGGGAACAGCCCGAGCAGGAGCGTCGCCAGCGCGCACAGGGTGATCGCCACGGCGGCCGGCCCCCGCGAACCGACGACGACGGCGTCGGCGACGGTCGTCTCGGCCGCCTCCTCGTGCTCCTCGCCGAAGACGGTCACGGTGGCCACCGAGCTCTCCTGGACCGCGGCTCCCTCGACGTCCGTGCGCCGGCCCCCGAGGTCGCCGGCCGCCGGGGTTACGGCGCCCGTGGCCCGGTCACCGTGGGCCTCGGCGGCCGCGCCGGTGGTGTCCCCGGCACCGCCCCGGTCCGCGGCGGCGGCACGGGCGGCGGCCGACATGTCGTCGTTGCTGGGCGTCATCACCATGATGACGATGACCCGGACGTAGAAGGCTACCGCGACCACGGAGGCCAGCACGCCGACCACCGCGAGCCACCAGTACCCCGCGGAGACGGCCGCCGAGAACACGCCGAACTTGGCCACGAACCCGGCCGTCAGCGGGATGCCCGCCATCGACAGCAGGAACAGCGAGAACGCGGCGGTCAGCCACGGCGCCCGGCGTCCCAGGCCGCGCCAGGCGGCCAGGTCGGTGGCCTCGCCGAGGAGCACGCCGTCGGCGGACCGGTCGCGCACCAGCGTGACGACGGCGAACGCACCGACCGTCGCGACACCGTAGGCCACCAGGTAGAAGAGGATGCCCGGGATGACGTCGCCCGCATAGGTGACGACGCCGCCTGCCTGGCTGACGGAGACGACGGCGCCGCCGTCCACCAGCGTCGCGAACCCGACGACGCCCGTCACCAGGAAGCCGGCGTGCGCGATCGACGAGTAGGCGAGCAGCCGCTTCACGTCGGTCTGCACGGCGCCCACCACGGTGCCGACCGCCATGGTCAGCACGGCGATGACGACCACCGCGAGCTGGAGCTGCTCGATCACGTGGGGCGGCATCCCGAAGCCCGCCCGCCACAGCACCTGCACCAGGGCCACCACGGCGGCGGCCTTGGTGGCCGCGGCCATGAAGCCGGTGATCGGGGTGGGTGCCCCCGTGTACACGTCGGGCGTCCAGGCGTGGAACGGCACCGCCCCGACCTTGAACAGCAGTCCCACGACGACGAGCACGACGCCGGCCAGGTACAGCGTGGTCATGCCCTCGGGCAGGCCGCCGGTCTGGGCGACCTGCTGCGCCGCGGTGGAGACGTCGGCGAGCCGCACGCCCACGAACCGTTCGCCGACCGGAGGGGCTGTGCCGCCTTGCGTCAGCAGCCCGATCACCGTCCCGCCGAACCCGTAGATCAGCGCCACGCCGAAGATGAACAGTGCGGAGGCGAACGCGCCCAGCAGGAAGTACTTGGCCGCGGCCTCCTGGGACAGGAGCCGGCGCCGGCGCGCCGTCGCGCACATCACGTACAGCGGGAGCGACAGCACCTCGAGCGCGATGAACATGACGATGAGGTCGTCCGTCGAGGCGAACAGCATCATGCCGCCGGCCGCGAAGAGGAGCAGCGGGTAGATCTCGGTCTGCCGCAGGCCCGCCTCGCGGGCCAGGTCCTCGTAGTGCGTGCCGGGCACCGCGGCGGCGGTGGGGGCGAAGGCGTCCTCGCCCGACGAGGTCCGGTCGGCCACCACGAGCACGCCGAGGAACGCGAGGATCACGATGATCCCCTGCGCCCCGAGCGCGAACGGGGTGAGGAACAGCGTGCCGCCCAGCACCTCCGGGTTGAGCGCCGCCTCGTCGTCGGCGGCCCCGGTCAGGGTCTGCTGGAGCCTGCCCCACAGCAGGCCCACGGCGACGAGCGCGCCGGCCAGGGCCACGAGGGTGAGCACGATCTGCGTCGTACGGCGGGCACGATCCGGCACGAACGCCTCGACCAGCACGCCGACCACGCCGGTGCCCAGCACGATCAGGAGCGGCGCCAGTGCGGCCCACTCGATCTCGGGAGCCGCGAACGCGGTGATATCAACCATCACTCATTCCCTTCCGGGGAGGCGCCGGCGTCGTCCGCGCCGTCGTCCACGGCCTCGACGACGGCGACCGTCCGGGTCGCCGACGCGTCCACGTAGTCCAGCGCGAGCTGCGGCACGAGGCCGAGCACGAGCAGCGCGACCACGAGCGGCGCGGCGACGAGCCGCTCGCGCGAGCCGATGTCGGGCATCCGGTCCAGCCCCTCGGCGACGGCGCCGGTGAACATCTTCTGGTAGGTGAGCAGGATGTACAGCGCGGCCAGCACGACGCCGGGCACGGCCGCCAGCGTCCATCCCGGCGCGGCGCCGTAGGCCCCGACGATCACCATGATCTCCGAGGCGAACGTCGCCAGGCCCGGCAGCGACAGCGTCGCGAGCCCCGCCACGAGGAACGTCCCGGCGAGCACCGGCGTGACGGTGCGCAGGCCGCTGTAGTCCGTGATGACCTGCGACCTGGTCGGGTGCCGCGTGATGAGGAACCCGGCGGTGAGGAACAGCGCGCCGATCGCCAGGCCGTGGTTCAGCATCATGAACGCCGACCCGGCCGTGCCGAGCTCGGTGAACGTGAAGATGCCCAGGATGATGAAGCCGAAGTGGCTCACCGAGGTCCAGCCCACCATCCGCAACAGGTCGGTCTGCCCGATCGCCGCGATCGCGCCGTACAGCACGGACACCACCGCGAGCCCGATCACCAGCGGGGCGGCCCAGCGGGACGCCTCCGGGAACAGCGGCAGGCAGAGGGTCAGCATCCCGAAGGTGCCGATCTTGTCCAGGACACCGATCAGCAGGGTCGACGTGCCCGGCGTGGCGTTGCCGACCACGTCCGGCAGCCAGGTGTGCACCGGGACCAGCGGAGCCTTGATGGCGAACGCGATGAAGAACCCGGCGAACAGCAGCCGCCCGGCGACCGGGTCGAGCTCGAGCCCGGTGAGGTTCGCCGTGAGGAAGGCGTCCTCGGGCCGCAGGCCCGTCTCCGGGTCCACCGGCACCTGGAAGTAGAGGGCGATCACCGCGGCCAGCATGATGAGCCCGCCCGCGAGCGAGAACATCAGGAACTTCACGGCGGCCCGGCGGCGCCGCGGGCCCTGCCCGAACCCGCCGATCAGGAAGTACGCCGGGATGAGCACCGCCTCGAACAGCACGTAGAACAGGAACACGTCGCGTGCCGCGAAGACCGCGACCATGAGGGCCTCGAGGATGAGCACGAGCGCCGTGTACCGGCGCAGGTGCAAGCCGTTGTCGCCCTGCTCGCGCCAGGCGGCGGCCAGCACGAGCGGCACCAGCACGACGGCGAGCGCGACCAGCAGGAGGCTCACGCCGTCGACCCCGAGAGCGTAGGACGCGCCGATCTGCGGGATCCACGCGTAGGTCTCGGAGAGCTGGTACTCGGCGGCGGTCGCCGTGTCGAACTCGACGAACGCCCCGATCAGCAGGAGCACCTCGACGAGTGCGGCGCCGAGCGCCGTCGTCTTGGCCAGGCCCGCACCGCCGGCGCTGCCGCGCCGCGTCCGCACGAGACCGGGCAGCCACACGGCCGCGGCGGCGACCAGCGGGAACACCACGAGCGTGGTCAGCCAGGGAAAGGTCATCTCGATGTCTCCTTACGCTCCGGCCGTCGGCCCGAGGATCGCGACGAGCACGATCACCGCGCCGATGATCAGCACGCCCGCCGCCATGGAGGCGGCGTACGCGCGCACGTACCCGGTCTGTGCCCGGCGCATCCAGGCGCCGAGGGTCGCGAGGCCTGCGGCAAGGGCACCCCAGCCGCGCTCGACGACGCCCGTGTCCGCGATGACGAGCGCCGTCGTGACACCCTGGCCGGGCTTCATGACGAGGCCCTCGTTGACCGTGTCCTGGAAGAGGTCGCGCCGTGCGGCACGGGTCAGCACCGACCCGCGCGGTGCCTCGGCGGGCACGTCGCGCCGGTACATGGCGTACCCGGTCAGCGCCCCGAGGACGACGACGGCGATGGTGGCGCCCATCAGCACGGGGACCGCCAGCACCGGCTCGTGGTGCTCGACGTGCCCCACGCTGGGCTCCAGCCAGGTGGTGAAGATGTTGCCGAAAGCGAGCACGCCGCCCAGCGCGATCGACCCGACCGCGAGGATCACCTGCGGCCAGACCATCAGCGCCGGCGACTCGTGCGGGTGGTACTCGGGCTCGGTCCAGCGCGGCCGCCCCCAGAACGTCATGGTCATGAGGCGGGTCATGTAGAACGCGGTGACACCGGCGCCGATCAGCGCGGCCCCGCCGAACACCCAGGGCTGCCAGCCCTCGCCGGTGAAGGCCGCCTCGATGATCTTGTCCTTGCTCCAGAACCCGGAGAACGGCGGGATGCCGAGGATCGCGAGCCAGCCGAAGAACATCGACCACGCGGTCAGCGGCATGACGCGGCGCAGCGCGCCGAACCCACGCATGTTCACCTCGTCGTTCATGCCGTGCATCACCGAGCCGGCGCCGAGGAACAGGCCCGCCTTGAAGAAGCCGTGCGTGAGCAGGTGGAAGATCGCGAAGGCGTAGCCCACCGGGCCGAGCCCGGCCGCCAGCATCATGTACCCGATCTGCGACATCGTCGAGGCGGCCAGCGCCTTCTTGATGTCGTCCTTGGCGCAGCCGACGATCGCCCCGAAGATCAGGGTCACCGTCCCGACGATCACGATGACGAGCTGCGCCGTGGGCGCGGCATCGAGGATCGGGCCGGAGCGCACCAGCAGGTAGACGCCCGCGGTGACCATCGTGGCGGCGTGGATGAGGGCGGAGACCGGCGTCGGGCCGGCCATCGCGTCGCCGAGCCACGCCTGCAGCGGGAACTGCGCCGACTTGCCGCACGCGGCCAGCAGCAGGGCCAGGCCGACGGCGGTGGCGGTGCCCTGGTCGAGCGTGCTCACCGCGCCGGTGGCCTCGGCCAGGCCTTCGCCCGCGCCCGCGTCACCGGCGTCGAACAGGGTCGAGAAGTCGAGCGCGCCCGTGTGCGCGAACAGCAGCGCCATGGCGACGATCAGCCCCATGTCGCCCACCCGGTTCATCACGAACGCCTTCTTCGCGGCCACCGCGTTGGGCCGCTTGTGGTCCCAGAACCCGATGAGCAGGTAGGACGCCAGGCCCACACCCTCCCAGCCGACGAACAGCACCAGGTAGGAGTCGGCCAGCACGAGCACCAGCATCGCCGCGATGAACAGGTTCAGGTACGCGAAGAAGCGGCGCCGGTGCGCGTCGTGCGCCATGTACTCCACGGAGTAGAAGTGGATGAGCGTGCCCACGAAGGTCACCAGCATCACGAAGGTCATCGACAGAGGGTCGAGACGCAGCCCGAGGTCCACGTCCAGGCCGCCCGCGGACATCCACGTCCACAGGCGCTGGTCGGCGACCCGCTCGGCGGGGTCCGCGCCGATCATGCGGAACAGCAGCCAGATCCCCAGCACCGCCGAGGCACTGGAGGCGAGCACGCCGATCCAGTGCCCCCACTTGTCCAGCGCGCGCCCGCCCAGCAGCAGGATCGCCGCGCCGATCAGGGGGAAGCCCACCAGCCAGGGGGCATACCCGATCACGTCGTTCACTTTCCCAGTCCCCCCTCAGCCTTTGAGCAGGTTGACGTCGTCGACCGAGGCCGAACGGCGGGTGCGGAAGATCGTCACGATGATCGCCAGGCCCACCACGACCTCGGCGGCGGCCACGACCATGACGAAGAAGGCGAGCACCTGCCCCGTGAGGTCGCCGTGAATCCGGGCGAACGTCACGAAGGCGAGGTTGGTCGCGTTGAGCATGAGCTCCACACCCATGAAGACCACGATCGCGTTGCGGCGCAGCAGCACCGTCGTCGCGCCGATCGCGAAGAGGATGCACGCCAGGACGACGTAGTTGGTGATGTCCATCAGGCGTCCTCCCCGCCGTCGGTGCCGGTCCCGGCCGTCGAGACCTGACCCGGGGGCCGCGTCTCGACCAGCGACGCCGGAGCCGCCTTCTCCTGACCGCGGATGCGCAGCACCCGCGACACGGACTGCTCCAGCGGACGCCCGTCCGGGCCGAGCGCCGGCACGTCCATCGCGTTGGTCTGCGCGTACACACCCGGTGCGGGCAGCGGGGTGAGCGTGCCGCCCTCGGCGAGCGCCTTGACCCGCTCCTCGGCGACGTACCGCTGCGTCCGCTTGGGCTGGAGCCGGCGCCGGTGGGTCAGCACGAGCGCGCCCATCGCGGCGGTGACCAGCAGCACGCCGACGGCCTCCATCGCGAGCACGTAGTCGCCGAACAGGACGCGCGCCAGCCCCACCGGGTTGGCGACCTGATCCTCGGTCAGCGGCGTGCCCGCCCGGAACGTGGCCTGCGAGACCACGCCGATCAGCACGATCGCCAGCCCGAGCCCGAGGAGCAGCCCGATCCAGCGCTGCCCGCGGATCGTCTCGGTGAGCGAGTCGGACGCGTCGACGCCGACCAGCATCAGCACGAACAGGAACAGCATCATCACGGCGCCCGTGTACACGACCACCTGGACGACGCCGAGGAACGGCGCCGAGGAGGCGATGTACATGATGGCGAGGCTCACCATGACGAACACGATGCACAGGGCGGCGTGCACGGCGCGCCGGACGAACAGCAGCCCGAGCGCGGCGAGCACCATGAGGGGCGCGAGCACCCAGAAGAGGAACGCCTCGCCGCCGGTCGTCGTCAACCCGGCCATGTCGGGCGTCATCGCGTTCCCCTTCCCGTGCCGCCGGGCTCCGGCGTCCCCGGCTCGGACCCGCGGACCGCGGGCACGTTCGCGTCGGCGCCGGCCGGCGCGCGGACCGCTCCGACGGCGGCCGCGCCCGCGGCCTTCTCCGCCTCGCCCGGACCGGCGTCGGGCCGCAGCTCGTGCTGCCGGGACGCGGGGCCCGGCCGCGTCCCGGTGGCCACGGCCTCCGCTCCGGCCAGGGTCTCGTCGTCGGGCCGGTGCTCACGGACCCAGTCGACCTGGGCCTGCGTGGCGCCGAGGACGTCGCCCCGGTAGTAGTCGGTGTCGGTGGTGCCCTCGGCCATGGGGTGCGGAGCGGCGAGCATGCCCTCGCTGAGCGGTGCCAGCAGGTCCTGCTTCTCGTAGATCATGCCCTCGCGCGAGTTCCCGGCGAGCTCGTAGTCGTTGGACATCGTCAGGGCCCGCGTGGGGCACGCCTCGATGCACAGCCCGCAGAAGATGCAGCGCAGGTAGTTGATCTGGTAGACGCGCCCGTACCGCTCACCGGGGCTGATGCGCGCCCCGGCCGATGAGTCCGCGTCGAGCGTTCCCGGCGCGGCGTCGGCGTTCTCCGGCAGGTCCGCGTTGGACGCGCCCTCCACGTAGATCGCGTCGGCCGGGCAGGCCCAGGCGCACAGCTCACAGCCGATGCACTTCTCCAGCCCGTCGGCGTACCGGTTGAGCTGGTGGCGGCCGTGGTAGCGGCCCTGGGGCGCCACCTTCTTGCGCGGGTACTCCTCGGTCACCGTCGGCTTGAACATCGAGGCGAACGTGACCCCGAAGCCCGCGACGGGGGCGAGGAACTCCCCCAGGCCCTTGGCCTGGGGACGTAGCGGCTGGTAGCCGGTCTCGTCGTGCCTGTCATCGGTCATTGCCGGCGACCTCCTTTCCGAACCGCTCGGAGGCGGGAAGCTTCTGCCCGGGCAGCGGCGGCACCGGGTAGCCGCCGGCGAAGGCGTCGATGGTCTCGGGCTCGGCCGGTTCCGGCCGGCGGCGCTTCTCGGGCCAGAACAGCATCGGGAGGAGCACGAGCACGACCACGCCGGCCGCGACGTAGAGGAACGTCGAGCGCGGCAGGGCGGCGACGGTCAGCGCCCACTGCACGCCACCCAGCACCACGACCCAGCCGAGAGCGACCGGGATGAGCACCTTCCAGCCGAAGATCATGAACTGGTCGTAGCGCAGGCGCAGCAGCGTGCCGCGCACCCACACGAAGAAGAACATCACGGCCCACACCTTGACGAGGAACCAGACGATGGGCAGCCAGCCCGTGTTCAGCGCGTCCCCCAGGAACCCGTCCGGGACGGGCGCCCGCCAGCCGCCCAGGAACAGCGTCACGGCCACGGCCGAGACGTTGAGCATGTTGATGTACTCGGCCAGGAAGAACCAGGCGAACTTCATCGACGAGTACTCGGTCATGTACCCGGACACGAGCTCGCCCTCGGCCTCCGGCAGGTCGAACGGCAGCCGGTTGGTCTCGCCCACCATCGAGATGATGTAGACGACGAACGCCGGGGCCAGCGGGATGAACCACCAGATCTGGGTCTGGCTGTTCACGATCTGCGACGTCGACATCGACCCCGCCATGATGAACACGCTGACCAGGCTCAGCCCCATGGCGAGCTCGTAGCTGATCACCTGCGCCGTGGAACGCACCGCGCCGAGCAGCGGGTACGTCGACCCGGAGGACCAGCCACCGAGCACGATGCCGTACACGCCCACGCTCGCGGCCGCGAGGATGTAGAGCACCGCCACCGGGAAGTCCGTGAGCTGCGCCGGCGTCGAGAAGTCCGTGAACGGGATGGTGACGGTCGGCCCGAACGGGATCACCGCGAACACCAGGAGCGAGGCCGACACGGACAGCATCGGCGCCAGCAGATAGACCACCCGGTCCGCCCGCGTGACGTTGACGTCCTCCTTGAGCAGCAGCTTCATCGCGTCGGCCAGCGACTGGAGCAGACCCTTCGGCCCGTGCCAGTTCGGCCCGGGACGCAGCTGCATCTTCGCCACGACCTTGCGCTCGAACCAGATCGCGAACAGCACCGACGTCAGCAGGAAGACGACGATCAGCACCGCCTTGACCACGGACGCGAGGACCGGCTCGGCCGAGAAGTCGGCGGCCACGCCGCCTTCGGCGGCGAGGATCACCCCGTTCATCACTGCTCCCTCCCGAGACGTCCGGCGTCGCCGTCCTCGGCTCGTTCCTCGCCCGCGGGCGCCGTCGCCCCGCTTCCGGCGGCCGGGGACCGGTGGTCACCGGTCTCGACCCGCCGCACGCGCACGACGTCGCCCGGCGTCGCACCGAGCGCGTCGTGCACCCGGCTGCCGACGCTCGCGAGCGGCAGCCACACGACACCGTCGACCATGTCCGCCGTCACCGTCACCGTCAGCGTGATCGCCCCGCGACCGGTGCTGACCTCGGCGCCGGAGCCGTCCGCCAGCCCGAGGCCGGCGGCCGTCGCCGGCGAGACGCGGACCACCGGCTGCTTGGCCGTACCCGCGAGGAACCGCTCACCGTCCTGCCCGCGGCCGTCGTCGAGCAGCAGGCGCCATGACGCCAGCACCGCCGTCCCGTCCGAGCCGGCCGCCACGGCGCCGCTCCCCTCGGCGTCGGCCGACGCCGGAGCCCCTCCGGAGACGTCCGCCCGCGCACCCGACCAGGCGCCGAGCGCGGCGACGGCGAGGTGCGCCTCGGCGGGCGTTCCGGCCTGGAGGTCACTGCCCATCCGGGCCGCGAGGACGTGCAGGGCGCGATGGTCGGGCAGCGCCGCCGAGTCGAGCGCGGCACCGAAGGAACGCACGCGTCCCTCCCAGTTCCAGTAGGAACCGGCACGTTCCACGGGCGGTGCCACCGGCAGGACGACGTCGGCCAGGTCGGTCACCTCCGAACGGCGCACCTCCAGCGACACCACGAACCCCGCGGCGGCCAGCGCCGTGCGGGCGTGGGCGGGATCCGGAAGGTCGGCCAGCTCCACGCCACCGACCACCACACCGGACAGGTGCCCGATGCTGAGGGCGTCGATGATCCCCGCCGTGTCCAGGCCCGGAGCCGCCGGGAGCCGCGCGGCGTCGGCGAGGCCCCACGCCTCGGCGACCTGCGAACGACCCGCCGGGTCCGTCACCGGACGGCCGCCCGGGAGCAGGTTCGGGAGCAGGCCCGCCTCGACCCCGCCGCGCTCACCGGCGCGGCGCGGGATCCACGCCAGCCGCGCACCCGTGGCCTCCGCCAGGGCGAGCGCCGCGGCGTAGGCGCCGGGCGAGGCGGCGAGGCGCTCGCCGACCAGGACCACGGAGCCCGGCTCGCGCAGCGCGGTGGAGGCCGCCGCGAGGCCGCCGTCCGGAGCCGTGCCGTCCGCGCCGGCCGCCGTCGTCGTACCGGCGGCGCGGACCGACGCGAGCAGCTCGGCCTCCGTGCCCGGGACCGCCGGGAGCAGCGTGCCGGACAGCTTGGTCAGGCCGCGTGAGGCGTAGGGCGCGACGCCGAACACCCGGGTGCCGTTCTTCGCGACCCCCTTGCGCAGCCGCAGGAAGGTGATCCCCGCCTCCTCCTCGGCCTCCAGGCCGACGAGCAGCACCGCGGGAGCCTTCTCGAGGTCGGCGAACGTGACGCCGACGCCCGTCCCGGCCACCGCGCGGGCCAGGAACTCGGCCTCCTCGGTCGAGTGCGCGCGGGCACGCTGGTCGATGTCGTTCGTGCCGAGCACCTGCCGCGCGAACCGCGACCAGGCGTAGGCGTCCTCGACGGTCAGGCGTCCGCCGGGGAGCATCCCGACGCCGCTCGCACCGCGCGCCTCGGCGAGGCCGCGGGCGGCGATCTCCAGCGCCTCCACCCACGAGGCCGGCCTCAGGTCACCGCGGTTGCCGTGCTCGTCACGGTCCCGCACCAGCGGCGTCGTGAGGCGGTCCGGGGCGGACTGCCAGGTGAACGCGAACCGGTCCTTGTCGGTGATCCACTCCTCGTTCACGACCGCGTCCTCGCCCGACAGTCGGCGCATCACCTGGCCCCGGCGGTGGTCGATGCGGATCGCGGACCCGCAGGAGTCGTGCTCGGCGATGCTCGGCACGCTCACCAGGTCGAAGGGGCGCGAGCGGAACCGGTACGAGGAACCCGTCAGGGCCCCGACGGGGCAGATCTGCACCGTGTTGCCGGAGAAGTAGGAGGAGAAGCCCTGCCCGCTGACGTCCGTCTCCGCGCCCGCCTTCACCGGGGCGGCACCCTCGCCCGCCTCCGCGTCGCCGCAGCCCCCGTCACCGCAGCCGCAGCCAGGGTTCTCGAAGCCGAGCACCTTCTCGTCGAAGCGGCCGATCTGCTGCCCGGCGCCGCGCATCTGGAGGGCGATGAAGGCGTCACCCGCGATCTCGTCGCTGAACCGGGTGCACCGCTGGCAGAGCACGCAGCGTTCCCGGTCCAGCAGGATCTGCGAGCTCAGCGGCACCGGCTTGGGGAAGGTGCGCTTCACGTCGTCGAACCGGCTGTCGGCCCGGCCGTTGCTCATCGCCTGGTTCTGCAGGGGGCACTCGCCGCCCTTGTCGCACACCGGGCAGTCCAGCGGGTGGTTCATGAGGAGAAGCTCCATGACCCCCTGCTGCGCCTTGTCCGCGACCGGCGAGGTGACCTGCGTCTTGACCACCATGCCGGGCGTGACCGTCATGGTGCACGACGCCTGCGGCTTCGGCATGGGACGCACGTTGCCCTCACGGTCCGGCATGGCGACCTCCACGAGGCACTGCCGGCAGGCTCCCGCGGGCGCGAGCAGCGGGTGGTCGCAGAACCGCGGGATCGCGATCCCGAGCTGCTCCGCCGCGCGGATGATCAGCGTGCCCTCGGGCACCTGCGACTCGATCCCGTCGATGGTGAAGGTCACCATCTT encodes:
- the nuoN gene encoding NADH-quinone oxidoreductase subunit NuoN codes for the protein MVDITAFAAPEIEWAALAPLLIVLGTGVVGVLVEAFVPDRARRTTQIVLTLVALAGALVAVGLLWGRLQQTLTGAADDEAALNPEVLGGTLFLTPFALGAQGIIVILAFLGVLVVADRTSSGEDAFAPTAAAVPGTHYEDLAREAGLRQTEIYPLLLFAAGGMMLFASTDDLIVMFIALEVLSLPLYVMCATARRRRLLSQEAAAKYFLLGAFASALFIFGVALIYGFGGTVIGLLTQGGTAPPVGERFVGVRLADVSTAAQQVAQTGGLPEGMTTLYLAGVVLVVVGLLFKVGAVPFHAWTPDVYTGAPTPITGFMAAATKAAAVVALVQVLWRAGFGMPPHVIEQLQLAVVVIAVLTMAVGTVVGAVQTDVKRLLAYSSIAHAGFLVTGVVGFATLVDGGAVVSVSQAGGVVTYAGDVIPGILFYLVAYGVATVGAFAVVTLVRDRSADGVLLGEATDLAAWRGLGRRAPWLTAAFSLFLLSMAGIPLTAGFVAKFGVFSAAVSAGYWWLAVVGVLASVVAVAFYVRVIVIMVMTPSNDDMSAAARAAAADRGGAGDTTGAAAEAHGDRATGAVTPAAGDLGGRRTDVEGAAVQESSVATVTVFGEEHEEAAETTVADAVVVGSRGPAAVAITLCALATLLLGLFPSPVLELAEQATRFAP
- a CDS encoding NADH-quinone oxidoreductase subunit M encodes the protein MTFPWLTTLVVFPLVAAAAVWLPGLVRTRRGSAGGAGLAKTTALGAALVEVLLLIGAFVEFDTATAAEYQLSETYAWIPQIGASYALGVDGVSLLLVALAVVLVPLVLAAAWREQGDNGLHLRRYTALVLILEALMVAVFAARDVFLFYVLFEAVLIPAYFLIGGFGQGPRRRRAAVKFLMFSLAGGLIMLAAVIALYFQVPVDPETGLRPEDAFLTANLTGLELDPVAGRLLFAGFFIAFAIKAPLVPVHTWLPDVVGNATPGTSTLLIGVLDKIGTFGMLTLCLPLFPEASRWAAPLVIGLAVVSVLYGAIAAIGQTDLLRMVGWTSVSHFGFIILGIFTFTELGTAGSAFMMLNHGLAIGALFLTAGFLITRHPTRSQVITDYSGLRTVTPVLAGTFLVAGLATLSLPGLATFASEIMVIVGAYGAAPGWTLAAVPGVVLAALYILLTYQKMFTGAVAEGLDRMPDIGSRERLVAAPLVVALLVLGLVPQLALDYVDASATRTVAVVEAVDDGADDAGASPEGNE
- the nuoL gene encoding NADH-quinone oxidoreductase subunit L → MIGYAPWLVGFPLIGAAILLLGGRALDKWGHWIGVLASSASAVLGIWLLFRMIGADPAERVADQRLWTWMSAGGLDVDLGLRLDPLSMTFVMLVTFVGTLIHFYSVEYMAHDAHRRRFFAYLNLFIAAMLVLVLADSYLVLFVGWEGVGLASYLLIGFWDHKRPNAVAAKKAFVMNRVGDMGLIVAMALLFAHTGALDFSTLFDAGDAGAGEGLAEATGAVSTLDQGTATAVGLALLLAACGKSAQFPLQAWLGDAMAGPTPVSALIHAATMVTAGVYLLVRSGPILDAAPTAQLVIVIVGTVTLIFGAIVGCAKDDIKKALAASTMSQIGYMMLAAGLGPVGYAFAIFHLLTHGFFKAGLFLGAGSVMHGMNDEVNMRGFGALRRVMPLTAWSMFFGWLAILGIPPFSGFWSKDKIIEAAFTGEGWQPWVFGGAALIGAGVTAFYMTRLMTMTFWGRPRWTEPEYHPHESPALMVWPQVILAVGSIALGGVLAFGNIFTTWLEPSVGHVEHHEPVLAVPVLMGATIAVVVLGALTGYAMYRRDVPAEAPRGSVLTRAARRDLFQDTVNEGLVMKPGQGVTTALVIADTGVVERGWGALAAGLATLGAWMRRAQTGYVRAYAASMAAGVLIIGAVIVLVAILGPTAGA
- the nuoK gene encoding NADH-quinone oxidoreductase subunit NuoK; this encodes MDITNYVVLACILFAIGATTVLLRRNAIVVFMGVELMLNATNLAFVTFARIHGDLTGQVLAFFVMVVAAAEVVVGLAIIVTIFRTRRSASVDDVNLLKG
- a CDS encoding NADH-quinone oxidoreductase subunit J; this encodes MTPDMAGLTTTGGEAFLFWVLAPLMVLAALGLLFVRRAVHAALCIVFVMVSLAIMYIASSAPFLGVVQVVVYTGAVMMLFLFVLMLVGVDASDSLTETIRGQRWIGLLLGLGLAIVLIGVVSQATFRAGTPLTEDQVANPVGLARVLFGDYVLAMEAVGVLLVTAAMGALVLTHRRRLQPKRTQRYVAEERVKALAEGGTLTPLPAPGVYAQTNAMDVPALGPDGRPLEQSVSRVLRIRGQEKAAPASLVETRPPGQVSTAGTGTDGGEDA
- the nuoI gene encoding NADH-quinone oxidoreductase subunit NuoI produces the protein MTDDRHDETGYQPLRPQAKGLGEFLAPVAGFGVTFASMFKPTVTEEYPRKKVAPQGRYHGRHQLNRYADGLEKCIGCELCAWACPADAIYVEGASNADLPENADAAPGTLDADSSAGARISPGERYGRVYQINYLRCIFCGLCIEACPTRALTMSNDYELAGNSREGMIYEKQDLLAPLSEGMLAAPHPMAEGTTDTDYYRGDVLGATQAQVDWVREHRPDDETLAGAEAVATGTRPGPASRQHELRPDAGPGEAEKAAGAAAVGAVRAPAGADANVPAVRGSEPGTPEPGGTGRGTR
- the nuoH gene encoding NADH-quinone oxidoreductase subunit NuoH → MNGVILAAEGGVAADFSAEPVLASVVKAVLIVVFLLTSVLFAIWFERKVVAKMQLRPGPNWHGPKGLLQSLADAMKLLLKEDVNVTRADRVVYLLAPMLSVSASLLVFAVIPFGPTVTIPFTDFSTPAQLTDFPVAVLYILAAASVGVYGIVLGGWSSGSTYPLLGAVRSTAQVISYELAMGLSLVSVFIMAGSMSTSQIVNSQTQIWWFIPLAPAFVVYIISMVGETNRLPFDLPEAEGELVSGYMTEYSSMKFAWFFLAEYINMLNVSAVAVTLFLGGWRAPVPDGFLGDALNTGWLPIVWFLVKVWAVMFFFVWVRGTLLRLRYDQFMIFGWKVLIPVALGWVVVLGGVQWALTVAALPRSTFLYVAAGVVVLVLLPMLFWPEKRRRPEPAEPETIDAFAGGYPVPPLPGQKLPASERFGKEVAGNDR